A region of Oncorhynchus masou masou isolate Uvic2021 chromosome 29, UVic_Omas_1.1, whole genome shotgun sequence DNA encodes the following proteins:
- the LOC135521115 gene encoding gastrin-releasing peptide receptor-like — MSLEDSFILNPENMIFNVSQVFSINTEVQTHYIWLPGIAIATVYGLLIIIGLIGNVTLMRTFITVKSMRTVPNLFMSSLALGDLLLLVTCAPVDASRYLADKWLFGRVGCKLIPFIQLTSVGVSVFTLTALSADRYKAIVKPMDIHTSTAKICFRAAAIWVFSMTLAVPEVVFSDLHTFKIGQTNDTFVTCAPYPHAGDLHPKIHSMAFFLIFYIIPLLIISVYYCFIARSLIQSASDMPVEAHLHIKKQIESRKRLAKTVLVFVGLFAVCWLPSHVIYLYRSYHYGHVDTSLGHFVASVGARILAFTNSCVNPFALYLLSNSFQKQFNKQLHCRRRPPINCNAQSTGRSNTRLTSVKSNNQSLANFSLVNGAHVNQEGCV; from the exons ATGTCTTTGGAGGACTCGTTCATTTTAAACCCTGAGAACATGATTTTTAACGTATCGCAAGTGTTCAGTATCAACACAGAGGTCCAGACGCACTACATTTGGCTGCCCGGTATTGCTATCGCCACCGTCTACGGATTACTAATAATTATTGGACTTATTGGTAACGTCACGCTAATGAGGACGTTTATCACAGTCAAATCCATGCGGACTGTGCCCAACCTGTTCATGTCCAGCCTCGCGCTCGGGGACCTGCTGCTTCTAGTAACGTGCGCTCCGGTGGACGCCAGCCGGTACCTCGCGGACAAATGGCTCTTCGGCCGGGTTGGATGCAAACTCATCCCGTTCATCCAACTCACCTCCGTCGGCGTCTCCGTTTTCACACTCACTGCGCTCTCTGCAGATAG GTACAAGGCCATTGTCAAACCCATGGACATCCATACGTCCACAGCTAAGATCTGCTTCCGAGCAGCAGCCATATGGGTCTTCTCCATGACCCTAGCTGTTCCTGAGGTGGTCTTCTCCGACCTTCACACCTTCAAAATCGGCCAGACCAACGACACCTTTGTGACATGCGCTCCCTACCCCCATGCTGGGGATCTGCACCCTAAGATCCACTCCATGGCCTTCTTTCTTATCTTCTACATCATCCCCCTTCTCATCATTTCTGTGTACTACTGCTTCATCGCACGCAGCCTGATCCAGAGCGCCTCAGACATGCCCGTGGAGGCACACTTACACATCAAAAAAcag ATTGAGTCAAGGAAGCGTCTGGCTAAGACAGTCCTGGTTTTTGTGGGTTTGTTCGCTGTATGCTGGCTCCCCAGTCATGTGATCTACCTGTACCGCTCCTACCACTACGGCCATGTGGACACGTCCCTGGGACACTTCGTCGCCAGCGTGGGTGCCCGCATCCTGGCCTTTACCAACTCCTGTGTCAACCCTTTTGCCCTCTACCTGCTCAGTAATAGCTTCCAGAAGCAGTTCAACAAGCAGCTCCACTGCCGCCGTCGTCCACCAATCAACTGTAATGCTCAAAGCACGGGGCGGAGCAACACGCGACTGACCTCGGTCAAGAGCAACAATCAGTCTCTGGCTAACTTCAGCCTCGTCAACGGGGCTCATGTTAATCAGGAAGGCTGTGTGTAG